In Polyangia bacterium, one DNA window encodes the following:
- a CDS encoding alpha/beta fold hydrolase: protein MKLTVDGTDLHFEIHGDARDGARPWVVLSHSLACAWQMWAPQIPALTARYRVLALDTRGHGQSAASPAPYTFDQLADDIAAIGQALRIERPHFVGLSMGGMIGQTYALRFPGALASLTLADTASRWPATAHATFVQRAQTALTEGMEPLVEPTLARWFTPAFHHSHPDQVERVGAMIRATPPMGFAGCAAAVPTINTTDRLSEIACPMLIIVGKDDGGTPPAMAREIHDHAPGSQLVILENASHLSNIEQAAAFNAVLLPFLAAASAAG from the coding sequence ATGAAACTGACCGTCGACGGTACGGACCTGCACTTTGAAATTCACGGCGACGCGCGCGACGGCGCGCGGCCCTGGGTGGTGCTCAGTCACTCACTGGCCTGCGCATGGCAGATGTGGGCGCCGCAGATCCCCGCCCTGACCGCGCGCTACCGCGTGCTGGCCCTGGACACGCGCGGCCACGGGCAAAGCGCGGCCTCGCCGGCGCCTTACACGTTCGATCAGCTGGCCGACGACATCGCGGCGATCGGGCAAGCGCTGCGCATCGAACGGCCGCACTTTGTCGGTCTGTCGATGGGAGGGATGATCGGCCAGACCTACGCCCTGCGTTTTCCGGGCGCGCTGGCCAGCCTGACCCTGGCCGACACCGCCAGCCGCTGGCCAGCCACCGCGCACGCCACCTTTGTCCAGCGCGCCCAGACCGCGCTCACAGAAGGTATGGAGCCGCTGGTGGAGCCAACGCTGGCGCGGTGGTTCACCCCGGCTTTTCACCACTCGCACCCGGACCAGGTGGAGCGCGTGGGCGCCATGATTCGCGCCACGCCGCCCATGGGCTTTGCCGGCTGCGCGGCCGCGGTTCCCACCATCAACACCACCGATCGCCTGAGCGAGATCGCCTGCCCGATGTTGATCATCGTCGGCAAAGACGACGGTGGCACGCCGCCGGCGATGGCCCGCGAGATCCACGACCACGCGCCCGGATCGCAGCTGGTGATCCTGGAGAACGCCTCCCACCTGTCGAACATCGAACAGGCGGCGGCGTTCAACGCGGTGTTGCTGCCGTTTCTGGCGGCGGCGTCCGCCGCGGGCTGA
- a CDS encoding beta-propeller fold lactonase family protein has product MKLRQSLLSAAGLFATLVLATNARAGTRLYVSTEDGGEVVVVDADHAAVVERIPVGKRPRGVKLSRDRKSLFVALSGSPKAGPGVDESKLPPADREADGVAQVDLASARLVRTLHSGQDPESFDLSADGKQLYVSNEETAEMSVLDLASGKVSHKVAIGSEPEGVTLRPDGKVVYVTSEAQNEVVAVDTKSFAVLGRMATGPRPRSVVFTKNGKLAFVTCEMGGQVNILDGAKHTTLGAIKIEPKAKTVLGPRPMGAALSPDGKQVFISDGRGESVAIIDVATRKVARLLDGVGGRPWGIGVSKDGKRLFTANGPSQDVSIIDLATGTVTARVKVGGSPWGLAVATTP; this is encoded by the coding sequence ATGAAGCTGCGCCAATCTCTGCTGTCCGCCGCCGGGTTGTTCGCCACCCTGGTCCTGGCGACAAACGCCCGCGCCGGCACTCGCCTTTACGTCAGCACCGAAGACGGCGGCGAGGTGGTGGTGGTCGACGCCGATCACGCCGCGGTGGTGGAGCGCATCCCGGTCGGCAAACGGCCGCGTGGCGTGAAGCTGTCGCGCGACAGGAAATCATTGTTCGTGGCCCTGTCCGGTTCACCGAAGGCCGGTCCCGGCGTCGACGAATCCAAGCTGCCGCCCGCGGACCGCGAGGCTGACGGCGTGGCCCAGGTTGATCTCGCCAGCGCCAGGTTGGTGCGCACCCTCCACAGCGGCCAGGATCCCGAATCGTTCGATCTGTCGGCCGACGGCAAGCAGCTTTACGTCTCGAACGAAGAGACGGCGGAGATGTCCGTGCTGGATCTGGCCAGCGGCAAGGTGTCGCACAAGGTGGCGATCGGCAGCGAACCAGAAGGAGTGACATTGCGCCCGGACGGCAAGGTGGTCTACGTGACCTCCGAGGCCCAGAACGAGGTGGTCGCCGTCGACACCAAGTCCTTCGCTGTACTGGGGCGCATGGCCACCGGACCGCGCCCGCGCTCGGTGGTGTTCACCAAGAACGGCAAACTGGCCTTCGTCACCTGCGAGATGGGCGGCCAGGTGAACATCCTCGACGGCGCCAAGCACACCACGCTCGGAGCCATCAAGATCGAACCGAAAGCGAAGACCGTTTTGGGCCCGCGCCCGATGGGCGCCGCGCTGTCGCCTGACGGCAAGCAGGTCTTCATTTCTGACGGGCGCGGCGAATCGGTGGCCATCATCGACGTCGCCACGCGGAAGGTTGCGCGCCTGCTGGACGGAGTGGGCGGACGCCCGTGGGGGATCGGCGTCAGCAAGGACGGCAAGCGCCTGTTCACCGCGAACGGACCGTCCCAAGACGTGTCGATCATCGATCTGGCGACGGGGACCGTCACCGCGCGGGTGAAGGTGGGGGGATCGCCCTGGGGCCTGGCGGTCGCCACCACGCCCTGA
- a CDS encoding P-II family nitrogen regulator, translating to MKKIEAIIKPFKLDEVKERLREVGVSGMTVYEVRGFGRTGGKTEVYRGSAYVVDFVPKVRLEIVVKDSMVSDVVSVLTTAAKTGKIGDGKIFVTPIEEAIRIRTGERGEDAV from the coding sequence ATGAAGAAAATCGAAGCGATCATCAAGCCGTTCAAGCTGGACGAGGTGAAAGAGCGCCTGCGCGAAGTGGGCGTGTCGGGAATGACGGTCTACGAAGTGCGCGGCTTCGGCCGCACCGGCGGCAAGACCGAGGTCTACCGCGGGTCAGCGTACGTGGTGGATTTCGTGCCCAAGGTCCGCCTGGAAATCGTGGTCAAGGATTCGATGGTGTCCGACGTGGTGTCGGTGCTGACCACCGCCGCCAAGACCGGCAAGATCGGCGACGGAAAAATCTTCGTCACGCCGATCGAAGAAGCGATCCGCATCCGCACCGGCGAACGCGGCGAAGACGCCGTTTAG